The following are from one region of the Bradyrhizobium septentrionale genome:
- a CDS encoding TRAP transporter substrate-binding protein — MTTNRVSRRIVLRSSVTAAAWLAAAPAIVGRAEAATLKMRCSSSLPNDPKYANGRVYYDNLVKSLKANGLGEQIDVTFFPDNQLGQEIDVINSVKLGVIDLMVSGSSISANLVPLVGTFDLGYLFTSYQQQTKAFDAGAAKPIEDALLKGASIHIIGWAYNFGARSVLAKKPVKTPEDLAGLKIRTLPNPIITECLRLMGAAATPLAFGEIYTALQAGVLDGLEHDPPTILASKFYETSKHYALTQHIFSPLAVYFSDTSFNRMVPKLREGFLDAASKAAIDTRAHGLAVEKEALATLAEKGVTVVECDKEAFRKRVLPQTDNFIKARPEAKAVVDLIRATQA; from the coding sequence ATGACGACGAACCGGGTCAGCCGCCGCATTGTGCTGCGATCGTCGGTCACGGCCGCGGCATGGCTTGCCGCCGCGCCCGCCATCGTCGGCCGCGCCGAGGCCGCGACCCTGAAGATGCGATGCTCGTCGTCGCTGCCGAACGATCCCAAATACGCCAACGGCCGCGTCTACTACGACAATCTGGTCAAGAGCCTGAAGGCGAACGGGCTCGGCGAGCAGATCGACGTCACCTTCTTCCCCGACAACCAGCTCGGCCAGGAGATCGACGTCATCAACTCGGTCAAGCTCGGGGTGATCGACCTGATGGTGTCGGGCTCGTCGATTTCGGCGAATCTGGTGCCGCTGGTCGGCACCTTCGACCTCGGCTACCTCTTCACCAGCTATCAGCAGCAGACCAAGGCGTTCGACGCCGGCGCGGCCAAGCCGATCGAGGATGCGCTGCTCAAGGGCGCCAGCATCCATATCATCGGCTGGGCCTATAATTTCGGCGCGCGCAGCGTGCTGGCGAAGAAGCCGGTGAAGACGCCGGAAGATCTCGCCGGGTTGAAGATCCGCACGCTGCCCAATCCGATCATCACCGAATGCCTGCGGCTGATGGGTGCTGCGGCGACGCCGCTGGCGTTCGGCGAGATCTATACGGCGCTGCAGGCCGGCGTGCTCGACGGGCTCGAGCACGATCCGCCGACCATCCTCGCCAGCAAGTTCTACGAAACGTCGAAGCACTATGCGCTGACCCAGCACATCTTCTCGCCGCTCGCGGTCTATTTCAGCGACACCAGCTTCAACCGCATGGTCCCCAAGCTGCGCGAGGGCTTCCTCGACGCGGCGAGCAAGGCCGCGATCGATACCCGCGCGCACGGCCTTGCGGTGGAGAAGGAGGCGCTGGCGACCTTGGCGGAGAAGGGCGTCACCGTCGTCGAATGCGACAAGGAGGCGTTCCGCAAGCGCGTGCTGCCGCAGACCGACAATTTCATCAAGGCGCGGCCCGAGGCGAAGGCCGTTGTCGATCTGATCCGCGCCACCCAGGCCTGA
- a CDS encoding DUF1328 domain-containing protein, which produces MLSWVVTFLVIALIAGILGFGGIAGASIEIAKAIFFIAIILFLVSAVVGLARGRTRV; this is translated from the coding sequence ATGCTGAGCTGGGTCGTCACATTCCTGGTCATCGCCCTGATCGCCGGCATTCTGGGCTTCGGCGGCATCGCCGGCGCCTCGATCGAAATCGCCAAGGCGATCTTCTTCATCGCCATCATCCTGTTCCTGGTGTCGGCGGTGGTCGGATTGGCGCGCGGCCGCACGCGAGTTTAG
- a CDS encoding FadR/GntR family transcriptional regulator encodes MFQTSNALRRSMHSQVTDRVGSSIVRGDIGVGETLPPEMQICEMMDVSRTVVREAIRTLTGKGLIESRPKSGTRVRPPEQWNQLDPDVLRWHLETAEIDRYLAKLFQLRAAVEPAAAALAATHAEADDIARIRAGCDGMDAAKTNEDFVAADIMFHQAIYFATRNEFFWPIAQMFEITLRQSFTIAAPGSHRPRALREHRAVLDAIAAGEAEAARAATEVLLTNSADDLVRIRGREFETPAGKGARKR; translated from the coding sequence ATGTTCCAGACATCCAACGCATTGCGTCGGAGCATGCACAGCCAGGTCACCGACCGCGTCGGCAGCAGCATCGTGCGCGGCGATATCGGCGTCGGCGAGACGCTCCCGCCGGAGATGCAGATCTGCGAGATGATGGACGTCAGCCGCACCGTGGTGCGCGAGGCGATCCGCACCCTGACCGGCAAGGGATTGATCGAGTCGCGCCCCAAGAGCGGCACGCGGGTGCGGCCGCCCGAGCAGTGGAACCAGCTCGATCCCGACGTGCTGCGCTGGCACCTCGAGACCGCGGAGATCGATCGCTATCTGGCCAAGCTGTTCCAGCTGCGCGCCGCAGTCGAGCCCGCCGCCGCAGCGCTGGCGGCGACCCATGCCGAGGCGGACGACATCGCCCGCATTCGCGCCGGCTGCGACGGCATGGACGCGGCCAAGACCAACGAGGACTTCGTCGCCGCCGACATCATGTTCCACCAGGCGATCTATTTTGCGACCCGCAACGAGTTCTTCTGGCCGATCGCACAGATGTTCGAGATCACGCTGCGCCAGAGTTTTACGATCGCCGCACCCGGCTCGCACCGCCCGCGCGCGCTGCGCGAGCACCGCGCTGTGCTGGATGCGATTGCGGCCGGCGAGGCCGAGGCGGCGCGCGCGGCGACGGAAGTGCTGCTGACGAATTCGGCCGACGATCTGGTGCGGATTCGCGGCCGCGAGTTCGAGACGCCGGCGGGCAAAGGCGCGCGCAAGCGGTGA
- a CDS encoding TRAP transporter large permease subunit, with the protein MSVAAVAPRSSAERITAPLLAVSDAIAAMLLAADLVVVCASVLARFLFNAPVEWSDDVARGLMVGSSFFGAASALARSENLGVAFFVDMLPPGVRRVVDAVGALLAAIIAFTVAFNAIKMGWLTTGQTSGSGLPLEWTFYPMGVGASFMTVFAFETFCSRPLRDMVAGIVATAVIVGLYLAWDALAPSSVPSSQALMLVGFFLTLFGGLPIGFALALAALIFIWVEGTLPGVIFAQQMARGIDNFVLLAIPFFILVGYLMEANGMSVRLIELLQRAVGRMRGGLNVVMVMSMVLFSGISGSKMADVAAVGSVLIPAARRSRQNPGGAVALLAASAVMAETIPPCINLIILGFVANLSIGGLFVAGMLPAALMALALIAVSIIFGKRPAANVEAEPRAAVSGLWTGAIASVGLIFMIFFGFKSGFATATEISAFAAVYAIAVGSLLFRELGAKSLAHCFVQSAVRSGLVLFIVAAAQSLAFILTLQQVPHAVGDLMLAISGSHGVWLFMLLSIAVLVVMGSVLEGAAALIIFGPLLLPVAVKLGIDPLHFGVVLVIAMGLGLFAPPLGLGLYGACLIGNVPIEQTVKPIAGYLGLLLLCLLVIAFVPAISTALPHALGY; encoded by the coding sequence ATGTCGGTCGCCGCAGTCGCGCCCAGAAGCAGCGCTGAGCGGATCACGGCGCCGCTGCTCGCCGTCAGCGATGCGATCGCCGCGATGCTGCTGGCTGCTGATCTTGTGGTGGTCTGCGCGTCGGTGCTGGCGCGCTTCCTGTTCAACGCGCCGGTCGAGTGGTCCGACGACGTCGCCCGCGGCCTGATGGTCGGTTCGAGCTTCTTCGGCGCGGCCAGCGCGCTGGCACGCAGCGAGAATCTCGGCGTCGCCTTCTTCGTCGACATGCTGCCGCCGGGCGTGCGGCGGGTCGTCGATGCGGTCGGTGCGCTGCTTGCCGCCATCATCGCCTTCACCGTTGCGTTCAACGCCATCAAGATGGGCTGGCTCACCACCGGCCAGACCTCCGGCTCCGGCCTGCCGCTGGAATGGACGTTCTATCCGATGGGCGTCGGCGCTTCGTTCATGACGGTCTTCGCGTTCGAGACGTTCTGTAGCCGCCCGCTCCGCGACATGGTGGCCGGCATCGTCGCGACGGCCGTCATCGTCGGCCTCTATCTGGCCTGGGATGCGCTGGCGCCGTCGTCCGTGCCGTCGTCGCAGGCGCTGATGCTGGTCGGCTTCTTCCTCACGCTGTTCGGCGGACTGCCGATCGGCTTTGCGCTGGCGCTGGCGGCGCTGATCTTCATCTGGGTGGAGGGCACGCTGCCCGGCGTGATCTTTGCCCAACAGATGGCGCGCGGCATCGACAATTTCGTGCTGCTGGCGATCCCGTTCTTCATCCTGGTCGGCTATTTGATGGAAGCCAACGGCATGTCGGTCCGGCTGATCGAGCTGCTGCAGCGTGCGGTCGGGCGCATGCGCGGCGGGCTTAATGTCGTGATGGTGATGTCGATGGTGCTGTTCTCAGGCATCTCCGGCTCGAAGATGGCCGATGTCGCCGCGGTCGGTTCGGTGTTGATCCCCGCGGCGCGCCGCTCGCGGCAGAATCCGGGCGGGGCCGTAGCGCTGCTCGCGGCTTCCGCTGTGATGGCGGAGACCATTCCGCCCTGCATCAATTTGATCATCCTCGGCTTCGTCGCCAATCTCTCGATCGGCGGACTGTTCGTCGCCGGCATGCTGCCGGCCGCGCTGATGGCGCTGGCGCTGATCGCGGTCTCGATCATTTTCGGCAAGCGTCCCGCCGCGAATGTGGAGGCGGAGCCGCGCGCCGCGGTGTCGGGACTGTGGACCGGCGCGATCGCCTCGGTTGGGCTGATCTTCATGATCTTCTTCGGCTTCAAGAGCGGCTTCGCCACCGCGACCGAAATCTCGGCCTTTGCGGCGGTCTACGCCATCGCCGTCGGCAGCCTGTTGTTCCGCGAGCTCGGCGCGAAGAGCCTCGCGCACTGCTTCGTGCAGTCAGCTGTTCGTTCGGGGCTGGTGCTGTTCATCGTTGCCGCCGCACAGTCGCTGGCCTTCATCCTGACGCTGCAGCAGGTGCCGCACGCGGTCGGCGACCTCATGCTGGCGATCTCGGGCAGCCATGGCGTCTGGCTGTTCATGCTGCTGTCGATCGCGGTGCTGGTGGTGATGGGCTCGGTGCTGGAGGGCGCCGCGGCGCTGATCATCTTCGGGCCGCTGCTGCTGCCGGTCGCCGTCAAGCTCGGCATCGATCCCCTGCATTTCGGCGTCGTGCTGGTGATCGCGATGGGGCTCGGGCTCTTTGCTCCGCCACTTGGCCTTGGGCTCTACGGCGCCTGCCTGATCGGCAATGTGCCGATCGAGCAGACCGTGAAGCCTATCGCTGGGTATCTCGGCCTGCTGTTGCTGTGCCTGCTGGTGATCGCCTTTGTGCCCGCGATCAGTACGGCCTTGCCGCATGCGCTTGGATATTAG
- a CDS encoding cytochrome c biogenesis CcdA family protein, producing the protein MHDVSIPAALIAGLVSFLSPCVLPLVPPYLIYLTGATIEQVNQDGATAASKRAVMMAALMFVLGFSTVFVALGASASLVGGLVRAWSAELSILAGIVIIIMGLHFLGITRIGLLMREGRMTAPKPVGLWGAYVMGLAFAFGWTPCIGPILAAILSIAASEATVTKGAGLLAVYSAGLGIPFLLAAFMIKHFSSLFARMKRHLDTVERVMGVLMVVTGIGFLTGAVSNVSVWLLETFPALQYIG; encoded by the coding sequence ATGCACGACGTCTCGATCCCGGCAGCCCTGATCGCCGGTCTGGTCAGCTTCCTGTCGCCCTGCGTGCTGCCGCTGGTGCCGCCCTATTTGATCTACCTGACCGGTGCGACCATCGAGCAGGTCAACCAGGACGGCGCCACCGCGGCCTCCAAGCGCGCGGTGATGATGGCGGCGCTGATGTTCGTGCTCGGGTTCTCCACGGTGTTCGTCGCGCTCGGCGCCAGCGCCTCCCTGGTCGGCGGGCTGGTGCGCGCCTGGTCGGCCGAGCTCTCGATCCTGGCCGGCATCGTCATCATCATCATGGGCCTGCACTTCCTCGGCATCACCCGGATCGGCCTCTTGATGCGCGAGGGCCGCATGACCGCGCCCAAGCCGGTCGGGCTGTGGGGCGCCTATGTCATGGGCCTTGCGTTCGCGTTCGGCTGGACGCCCTGCATCGGACCGATCCTGGCGGCGATCCTCTCGATTGCGGCTTCGGAGGCCACGGTGACGAAGGGCGCCGGCCTGCTCGCGGTGTATTCCGCCGGGCTCGGCATCCCCTTCCTGCTCGCCGCCTTCATGATCAAGCATTTCTCCTCGCTGTTCGCGCGGATGAAGCGCCATCTCGACACCGTCGAGCGCGTGATGGGCGTGCTGATGGTGGTCACCGGCATCGGCTTCCTGACCGGTGCGGTCTCCAACGTCAGCGTCTGGCTGCTGGAGACTTTTCCGGCGCTGCAATACATCGGCTGA
- a CDS encoding FAD-binding oxidoreductase — translation MATTISSNLTGPEPQALKRAIDALAARFGNRLVTSLAVREQHAHTTTWLPNQPPDAVVMAQETADIQDVVRICAANRVPVIAFGTGTSLEGQVNAPAGGVCIDLRDMNKVLEVHAEDLDCVIQPGVTRKALNEHLRDQGLFFPIDPGADASLGGMTSTRASGTNAVRYGTMRENVLALKVVRGDGEIITTGTRAKKSSAGYDLTHLFIGAEGTLGIISELTIKLRGIPETIAAAACSFETVRGACQATILAIQTGIPVARIELLNAEQVKACNSYSKLSLPETPLLLLEFHGSEVEVAEQSKNFRDIAAECGGGDFSWTTKPEDRTRLWQARHDAYWSVKALRPGDRIGVVATDVCVPISRLADCVTETEDDLKRLNLLSPIVGHVGDGNFHCSLVCDIDNKDEMARGEEFMHRLVERAQSMGGTCTGEHGIGQGKQKYLKAELGVEALDAMRALKQALDPQNIFNPGKIVPAA, via the coding sequence GTGGCGACAACGATTTCGAGCAATTTGACGGGACCTGAGCCGCAGGCCCTGAAGCGCGCGATCGACGCGCTGGCGGCACGGTTCGGCAACCGGCTCGTCACGTCTTTGGCCGTGCGCGAACAGCACGCCCATACCACCACATGGCTGCCGAACCAGCCGCCGGATGCGGTGGTGATGGCGCAGGAGACGGCTGACATTCAGGACGTGGTACGGATCTGCGCCGCAAATCGGGTGCCTGTCATCGCGTTCGGCACCGGAACCTCGCTCGAGGGCCAGGTCAATGCGCCGGCGGGCGGCGTCTGCATCGATCTGCGCGACATGAACAAGGTGCTCGAGGTGCATGCCGAGGATCTCGACTGCGTGATCCAGCCCGGCGTGACCCGGAAGGCGCTCAACGAGCATCTGCGCGATCAGGGCCTGTTCTTTCCGATCGATCCCGGCGCCGACGCCTCGCTCGGCGGCATGACCTCCACCCGCGCCTCCGGCACCAACGCGGTGCGCTACGGCACCATGCGCGAGAACGTGCTGGCGCTGAAGGTGGTGCGCGGCGACGGCGAGATCATCACCACAGGCACGCGGGCCAAGAAGTCGTCGGCCGGCTACGATCTCACCCATCTGTTCATCGGCGCCGAAGGCACGCTCGGCATCATCTCCGAGCTTACCATCAAGCTGCGCGGCATTCCCGAAACGATCGCAGCCGCCGCCTGTTCGTTCGAGACGGTGCGCGGCGCCTGCCAGGCGACCATCCTCGCGATCCAGACCGGCATCCCGGTCGCCCGGATCGAGCTGCTCAACGCCGAGCAGGTGAAGGCCTGCAACAGTTATTCGAAACTGTCGCTGCCGGAGACGCCGCTGCTGCTGCTGGAATTCCACGGCAGCGAGGTCGAGGTCGCCGAGCAGTCGAAGAATTTCCGCGACATCGCCGCCGAATGCGGCGGCGGCGACTTCTCCTGGACCACCAAGCCGGAAGACCGCACCAGGCTGTGGCAGGCCCGGCACGACGCCTACTGGTCGGTCAAGGCGCTGCGTCCCGGCGACCGCATCGGCGTCGTCGCGACCGACGTCTGCGTGCCGATCTCGCGGCTTGCCGACTGCGTCACCGAGACCGAGGACGATCTGAAGCGGCTCAATCTGCTGTCGCCGATCGTCGGCCATGTCGGCGACGGCAATTTCCACTGCTCGCTGGTCTGCGACATCGACAACAAGGACGAGATGGCGCGTGGCGAGGAGTTCATGCATCGCCTTGTCGAACGCGCGCAATCGATGGGCGGCACTTGCACCGGCGAGCACGGCATCGGCCAGGGCAAGCAGAAATATCTGAAGGCCGAGCTCGGGGTGGAGGCGCTCGACGCGATGCGGGCGCTGAAGCAGGCGCTCGATCCGCAGAACATCTTCAATCCCGGAAAGATCGTCCCCGCCGCCTGA
- a CDS encoding Spy/CpxP family protein refolding chaperone — MIVAMALSGDAIARGGGHGGGHGGGHGGGHGHGGGHGHGGGHGYGGGHRHGGHGFGHMHFGGSHHGGFGRSHAIPRSGFAGHGAFASRGAANFGQRGNMRNAFNSLSRNGALRNGRLLSNPAARAQIAAAAALAGWHGGTVASGWWQHSGGGYGWVGPLFWPFAYNDIYDYAVWGDDLGFWGYGYPDIYAGIFGPYGYDDLRSYLPDRRPGRRYRGGGRIEEMCGNDSRSIAGLPVDQIADTVQPTEAQLAALGELGEASLAAARTIRAACPAQVVLTAPNRLAAMQQRIEAMVTAVATVRPPLEKFYGLLDDEQKARFNALADNQRKDAAARDPKGDQNAAVARNCGAAQGAAQDWPTSEIQARMQLNDAQRAALQALQDTSADAARKLKAACQANEAMTPPARLASVAKRLDVMLQAVKDVRAALESFYATLSDEQKAQFEAIGPQRSA; from the coding sequence ATGATCGTTGCCATGGCGCTGTCGGGCGACGCGATCGCCCGCGGCGGCGGACACGGTGGCGGCCATGGAGGAGGCCATGGTGGCGGTCACGGGCACGGCGGTGGCCATGGACATGGTGGTGGCCATGGATATGGCGGTGGTCATCGACATGGCGGGCATGGCTTCGGCCACATGCATTTCGGCGGCAGCCATCATGGCGGGTTCGGCCGTTCGCACGCGATCCCGCGATCAGGCTTCGCCGGCCATGGCGCGTTCGCGTCGCGCGGGGCGGCCAATTTCGGCCAGCGCGGCAACATGCGCAATGCGTTCAACTCGCTGTCGCGCAACGGCGCATTGCGCAACGGCCGGCTGTTGAGCAACCCGGCGGCGCGTGCGCAGATCGCCGCGGCCGCGGCGCTCGCCGGCTGGCACGGCGGGACGGTTGCCAGCGGCTGGTGGCAGCATTCGGGCGGCGGCTATGGCTGGGTCGGCCCGCTGTTCTGGCCGTTCGCCTACAACGACATCTATGACTACGCGGTCTGGGGCGACGATCTCGGATTCTGGGGCTACGGCTATCCGGACATCTATGCCGGCATCTTCGGTCCCTATGGTTATGACGATCTCAGGAGCTATCTGCCCGATCGCAGGCCGGGCCGCCGATATCGCGGCGGCGGGCGGATCGAAGAGATGTGCGGCAATGACAGCCGCTCGATCGCCGGCCTGCCGGTGGATCAGATCGCGGATACCGTGCAGCCGACCGAGGCGCAGTTGGCTGCGCTCGGCGAACTCGGCGAAGCGTCGCTTGCCGCCGCCCGCACCATTCGGGCGGCATGTCCTGCGCAGGTGGTGTTGACCGCGCCGAACCGCCTCGCCGCCATGCAGCAGCGGATCGAAGCGATGGTGACGGCAGTCGCAACCGTCAGGCCGCCGCTGGAAAAATTCTACGGCCTGCTCGACGACGAGCAGAAGGCGCGGTTCAACGCGCTCGCCGACAACCAGCGCAAGGACGCCGCGGCGCGCGATCCCAAAGGTGATCAGAACGCGGCGGTCGCCCGGAACTGCGGCGCTGCGCAGGGTGCCGCGCAGGATTGGCCGACGAGCGAGATCCAGGCCCGGATGCAGCTCAACGACGCTCAGCGCGCAGCGCTCCAGGCGCTGCAGGACACCAGCGCCGATGCAGCCCGCAAACTGAAGGCGGCGTGCCAGGCCAACGAGGCAATGACCCCGCCGGCGCGTCTCGCCTCCGTTGCCAAGCGGCTCGACGTCATGCTGCAGGCCGTCAAGGATGTCCGCGCCGCGCTTGAGAGTTTCTACGCCACCCTCAGTGACGAGCAAAAAGCGCAGTTCGAGGCGATCGGGCCGCAACGATCGGCTTGA
- a CDS encoding thioesterase family protein: MPIPPAPFKSSLMQIEPQWIDYNGHLNMAYYNVMFDRAIDEMWLQLGIGPAYMKARHCSTFTAECHVRYLREIHLGDPVQVSVFLLGADEKRLHTFEELRHATEGWLSATSENLTLHIDMEARKVAPFPPDIQARARAIVESYAGVPRPEGIGRNVAMPSAK; this comes from the coding sequence ATGCCGATCCCGCCGGCCCCGTTCAAATCCTCGTTGATGCAGATCGAGCCGCAATGGATCGATTACAACGGCCACCTCAACATGGCCTACTACAACGTGATGTTCGACCGCGCCATCGACGAGATGTGGCTGCAGCTCGGCATCGGGCCGGCCTACATGAAGGCGCGCCACTGCTCGACCTTCACCGCCGAGTGCCACGTCCGTTATTTGCGGGAGATTCATCTCGGCGATCCCGTGCAGGTCTCGGTCTTCCTGCTCGGCGCCGACGAGAAGCGGCTGCACACCTTCGAGGAACTGCGCCACGCCACCGAGGGCTGGCTCTCGGCGACCTCGGAAAACCTCACGCTGCACATCGACATGGAGGCGCGCAAGGTGGCGCCGTTTCCGCCTGACATCCAGGCACGCGCCCGGGCGATCGTGGAGAGCTATGCGGGCGTACCGCGTCCCGAGGGCATCGGCCGCAACGTGGCGATGCCCTCGGCGAAGTAG
- a CDS encoding SulP family inorganic anion transporter, with protein MGQDHPTRASWPVFRSLKAFRPSDLPGDLIAGLTLAAIAIPEQMATARLGGFSPQIGFFAFMAGSLGFAMLGANRYLSCGADSTITPIFAAGLALMATAGSPDYQSLAMALALMVGAIMIAGGLFKLGWVANLLSTPVTVGFLAGISVHILVSQLPGVLGLTTPDGPTLYKLGVLAAEIGQTNFYTLAIGLGVLALVAGSEKISARIPGALIGLVVATIAVIAGHLESKGVKVVGIVPGSLPKPSFPDIAPERWIKLLSLAILIAIVVMVQTAATTRSFLSDPDKPADVDRDFLGAGAGSLLSGLFGAFPVNASPPRTGIVSETGGRTQLAGLFAATIVLALLAFGATLLKHVPDAALGGVLLFVALRIIRVKQIVAIFRQSFYEFLLVLATAAAIIVLPIEQGVAVGIALSLLHGIWTTTRGQLVEFVHVSGTTIWWPTGPHVTGERKPGIAVVGLQAPLSFLNAEGFHSDVLKTIGTATPKPLLLVIEASGMIEIDFTAAQALRDLFRECRDDGVTVAVARLESTRAQDAFERFDLYAVLPRDHVFRSVDEAVRTLGPS; from the coding sequence ATGGGCCAGGATCATCCGACACGCGCCAGCTGGCCGGTCTTCCGTTCGCTTAAAGCGTTCCGGCCGAGCGACCTGCCCGGCGACCTGATCGCCGGGCTGACGCTTGCCGCGATCGCGATCCCGGAGCAGATGGCGACCGCGCGGCTTGGCGGCTTCTCGCCGCAGATCGGCTTCTTTGCCTTCATGGCGGGCTCGCTCGGCTTTGCGATGCTCGGGGCCAACCGCTACCTGTCCTGCGGCGCCGATTCCACGATCACGCCGATCTTCGCGGCCGGCCTCGCGCTGATGGCGACCGCCGGCTCGCCCGACTATCAGTCGCTGGCGATGGCACTGGCGCTGATGGTCGGCGCGATCATGATCGCCGGCGGCCTGTTCAAGCTCGGCTGGGTCGCCAATCTGCTGTCGACGCCGGTCACAGTCGGCTTCCTCGCCGGCATCTCCGTCCACATCCTGGTCTCGCAACTGCCGGGCGTGCTCGGCCTGACCACGCCGGACGGGCCGACGCTGTACAAGCTCGGGGTTCTCGCTGCAGAGATCGGCCAAACAAATTTCTATACGCTGGCGATCGGCCTCGGCGTGCTGGCGCTGGTCGCGGGATCGGAGAAGATCAGCGCGCGCATTCCAGGCGCGTTGATCGGCCTTGTCGTGGCCACCATTGCCGTGATCGCCGGCCATCTCGAAAGCAAGGGCGTCAAGGTGGTCGGCATCGTGCCGGGGTCGCTGCCGAAGCCGTCATTTCCGGACATCGCACCGGAGCGATGGATCAAACTGTTGTCGCTGGCAATCCTGATCGCCATCGTGGTCATGGTGCAGACCGCGGCGACGACGCGTTCGTTTCTGTCGGATCCGGACAAGCCGGCCGACGTCGATCGCGACTTCCTCGGCGCCGGTGCCGGCAGCCTCTTGTCCGGCCTGTTCGGCGCCTTCCCCGTCAACGCCAGTCCGCCGCGCACCGGCATCGTCTCGGAGACCGGCGGACGCACGCAGCTCGCCGGGCTGTTCGCCGCGACAATCGTGCTCGCGCTGCTCGCCTTCGGCGCGACGCTGCTAAAACACGTGCCTGACGCTGCGCTCGGCGGCGTGCTGCTGTTCGTGGCGCTGCGCATCATCCGCGTGAAACAGATCGTCGCGATCTTCCGCCAGTCGTTTTACGAATTCCTGCTGGTGCTGGCGACGGCCGCCGCGATCATCGTGCTGCCGATCGAGCAAGGCGTCGCGGTCGGCATCGCACTGTCGCTGCTGCACGGCATCTGGACCACGACGCGGGGCCAGCTGGTGGAATTCGTCCACGTATCGGGCACCACGATCTGGTGGCCGACGGGTCCGCACGTCACCGGCGAGCGCAAGCCCGGCATTGCCGTCGTCGGCCTGCAGGCGCCGCTGTCGTTCCTCAACGCGGAAGGCTTTCACAGCGACGTGCTCAAGACCATCGGCACGGCGACGCCGAAGCCGCTTCTGCTGGTGATCGAGGCCAGCGGCATGATCGAGATCGATTTTACGGCGGCGCAGGCGCTGCGCGATCTGTTTCGCGAATGCCGCGATGACGGCGTGACGGTGGCGGTGGCGCGGCTCGAATCCACGCGCGCGCAGGACGCGTTCGAGCGCTTCGATCTCTACGCGGTTCTGCCGCGGGATCACGTCTTCCGCAGCGTCGATGAAGCGGTGCGGACGCTGGGCCCGAGCTAG